One Candidatus Atelocyanobacterium thalassa isolate ALOHA genomic window, ATCACTCAATTATCTTGAAAATTTTTAATAGCTTAGGATAGTTAATTATTACTCAACAAAGAAGTAGTACTTAAACAAATTAGTGTATTGGTAAGCATATAATATTAAAACAAAATAGTTTAAAACAAAACAATTGATCATATGCTTGGATCTATTAATATTCATCGTATTAAAAATCTCCTGATTTCCATCATTGCTGTCATTCTTGGAATAACTATATTTTTTGGCTTCCAAACTCAGATACATTCTTCTTCTTTAGAATCTCAATCTAAACAGGCTATTTCTATGGATGAGGCAATGACTAATGGCAAACCAACAGTACTAGAATTTTACTCTACATGGTGTGCAAGCTGTAAAGCAATGGGTCCAAATCTAGCTAAACTTAAAGAGGAATATGCTGAGACTATTAATTTCACTATGCTTAACGTAGATAATAATAAATGGTTGCCTGATATTCTCCATTATCAAATCAATGGTATTCCAACTTTTATTTTTATGAGTCACACAAACGAAGTAGTTGCTAAAAGTATTGGAGAGCAACCTTTTGAAATTATGAAAGCCAATTTAGAGGCTTTAATTAAAGATAAAAAATTACCTTACAGTTATATGACTGGCAAAACATCCAACTTTTCTAGTACCATTCAAAAATCTTCAGATAGTCCATTAAACCATAGCTATAAATCTTTAAACTAGTCTTTGAAATAATTATTGTTTTTTATTTTGTGTTATTATACCCCTACGAACTGCTGTCTTGGTGACTGCCAAAAAAGTTTTTTGACTATGCTCTAAATTTAAGGGCTTTAATTTTAGGTATCGTAGCAGTAAACCGAGCTTAGACTTGGGAACAGAGTCGATAACCAATCAATGCCCACCTGGTCTTCCAGGTCATAAACTGAGGTAAAACGATGCAGCGGTTCTTAAGTGATACATACATCACAAAGGATGTATGGCAAACTAGGGTGTTAAAGGTAACTCTAAAGCAACAATTTAGTTATTAATAAAATATACAAAAATCTTGCGATAGCTATTTAAAGCCATTGCAAGATTTTTGTATATTATCCGTAATTAGCGATCTACTGAACCCATGATGACGTCAATGCTGCCTAAAATTGCCATAATATCAGCCACTTTTACTCCCTTAAGTAAATGAGGTAGAATTTGCAAATTATTGAAATCAGGAGCACGAATTTTCCAGCGCCATGGGAAAACATCGTTGTTACCAATAATAAAGATTCCTAATTCTCCTTTTCCACTTTCTAGACGAACATAATGTTCACCGGATGGAATTTTAAATGTAGGAGCAACTTTTTTAGCTATGTATTGATAGTCAAAATCGTCCCACTGAGACTTTTTCCCTTCTATCATACGCTTAGCTTCTAAATTTTCATAGGGTCCTCCTGGAATGCCTTTAAGCGCCTGAGAAAGAATTTTAACTGATTCACGCATTTCTTTAATACGAACGAAATAGCGAGCTAAGCAGTCTCCTTCTGTTTCCCACTGTATATCCCAGTCAAAGTCATCATAACATTCATAATGATCAACTTTTCGAAGATCCCATTTCACTCCAGAGCCACGTAACATAGGGCCAGAAAGCCCCCAGTTGATAGCATCTTCGCGAGCAATTTTTCCTATTCCCTCTATACGACGCCGAAAGATAGGATTGTTGGTGATTAACTTCTCGTATTCATCTACTTTAGTTTTAAAGTGATTACAAAAGTCTTCACACTTATCGATCCATCCATATGGCAAATCAACTGCTACTCCTCCAATACGGAAATAATTATTATTAATCAATCTCATTCCCGAAGCTGCTTCCCAGAGATCGTAAATCATTTCACGTTCTCGGAAAATATAGAAGAAAGGAGTTGTAGCACCTACATCTGCCAGGAAAGGGCCTAGCCATAATAAATGATTAGCGATACGATTTAGTTCCAACATAATAACCCGAATATACTGGGCTCGTTTTGGAACTTTAATATTTGCCAGTTTTTCTGGCGCATTTACAGTGATCGCCTCATTAAACATTCCAGCCGCATAGTCCCAACGACTTACATAAGGAACGTACATAATATTAGTACGATTTTCTGCAATTTTCTCCATCCCACGGTGAAGATACCCAATAACAGGTTCACAGTCGACTACATCTTCCCCGTCTAGGGTAACGATCAGACGTAGTACCCCATGCATTGAGGGATGATGTGGCCCCATGTTAATTACCATGGGTTCGGTTCTAGTTTCGATTTTTGACATAGAGTGGCCAGTTGATCGTCATCATCTATTTTAGAATAATAGGGCAGCTTTCACATAACTTTGCGGCAAAAATTATCTTGATACATTAAAAATAATTTTAACAATCTAATAATTGAAGGTAACAATTGTGAACTAAATGAATAAGCTACTACTTAGTGACTATTAATTTCATAACTATTTCTAAAAATATCATTACTTATGGCTACCATCGCACATTGCATAACGAATTTCTTCTACTAATTTAGATTATGGAATATTAAATTAGTAAGAAGTTTGATATGTCTTCTGGAAGATAATTATTATAAAAAGCAGAATGATTTTTTATTTAAAATAAGAATTAAACTATATTAAACAAATTATATAATTCTATTTTTTACACAATCGAGTAAAAAATATTTTTCAAATAATCATAGCTCTTAGTATTTTTGAAAAATTATTCAGATTTAATAATTATTTTTTATATCTTTTCAACATAATTCGAACTTTTGTGTTAACGTTCGATAAGCAACAGTTTTCAGGTTTTTTATAACGTTAATCTGGTGATCATAACTTATGCGCATCAGTCTATTAGAGCAAATATTACGTAAAATTAAAATAAAACAACGAGATTTAATAAATATAAGTCAAAAAACTCCCAAAAAGGTTAACAGATGGATGAAATGGCTTTCTCCTGGCTTGTTAATTAAGCGTTGGTTATTTATTAGTTCTACAGGTGTATTGTTAATAGTTTTGGGATTAGCGATTTGGAGTAAATTAACGCCAGTTAATAGATTGCTAGAATTAATATCTCAACTTCTTGAAAGTATTACAACTCGTGTCCCTAGTTATATATCTGGTCCAGGAGCTTTCTTATTAGGAATATTTTTACTTTTATGGGGACAAAACCGTACCTTAGTTTCTATAACTGAGGCTTTCTCTGGTGGAGATCAAGAGTTAGTTGATCGTCTTCTAAATCATAGACGTTTAAATCGTGGACCTAAAATCGTAGCAATAGGAGGAGGAACAGGCTTATCTACTTTGTTAAGAGGTTTAAAACAGTATAGTGCAAATATTACAGCTATTGTTACAGTAGCTGATGATGGTGGTTCTTCTGGAAGATTGCGAGAGGAAATTGGAGTACTACCGCCTGGGGATATTCGTAACTGTATGACTGCTTTAGCTGATGAAGAAAAATTATTAACAGAATTATTTCAATATCGATTTCAAGCAGGTGATGGTCTTATTGGTCATAGTTTTGGTAATTTATTTTTAACAGCTATGACAGCAATTACAGGGAAAGACTTTGAAAAAGCAATTGCTGCAAGTTCTAAAGTTTTAGCGATAAGAGGTAAAGTATTACCAGCAACTTTAAGTGATGTTCGCTTGTGGGCTAAGTTAGATGATAGTCGTTTTATAGAAGGTGAATCTCACATAACAGATGCTGGAGGAAACATTGTCCAGATTGGTTGTTTCCCCTCTAATCCACCTGCACTACCTGCTGCATTACAGGCAATTAAAGAAGCGAACTATATAATAATAGGTCCTGGAAGTCTTTACACTAGCGTCATTCCCAATCTTTTAGTTCCAGAAATTAGGGAAGCTCTAAAAAAAGCTAAAATTCCACGAATTTACGTTTGTAATATTATGACTCAACCTGGAGAAACTCAGAGTTATACAGTATCTGATCATATAAAAGCTATTAATCAAGTTTGTGGTCAGAAAATATTCGATGCAGTTTTAGTACAGCGTGTCCCTCCTTCTTCTCCTGCTTTGGAGCATTATGCTCTAGAAGATTGCTATCCTGTTTTTTTAGACAAAGAAAATGTGAAAGGATTAGGATATCGTATAGTTTTAGCTAATGTTATGGATGAAGATTCAATAACAAATAAAATTAGCCATCATCCTCAACGCTTAGCAAGAGTTTTATTGCGTTGGTATGGAAAAAATTAAGAGACTGAAAAAAGTAAAACTATAAGCTATCAAAACATAACAAATACTAAAAAGGTTAATATACTAATTCCTGCTTTTAGAAACTTTTTTTGTTTGTATCATTTGTCATAATTAGTCTTCATAAAAGTATTTTATTGAATAAGCAAGTGATTTTACATAAATTAATTATTTATTTGTGATGTAAAAAACCAACTTATTAAATCCTATGTATAAATTATAAAAAGAAATTAATAGTTAACTTCTGAATTCAAATAAATATTATGAAATAACATCTATTTCATAAACTATAATTAGAGTTTAAGCAAAAAATAAAAATTAATTATCGTAAATGATAAGAGAAATTTATTCTTAAAATATTACAAATATTAATAATATGACATCGAACCGAGAGAATCCTTTTCTCAATCTCGAATATCAGACTTCTTTAGAAGATTTAGGAGATGAATACTACGATGAAGTAAATGCAACTAGATTTCCACAACACACTCTAAGATTTCGTAATAATGATTTATTGAATCATCTGGGATTAATACCCCATGATGTCAAAGATACAGACTTCATCGAAATATTTGGGGAATTTAGAAAAATACGTCCTTTTTTAGCATTACGTTATCATGGCTATCAATTTGGTGAATATAATCCTTTCCTGGGTGATGGAAGAGGATTTTTATATGGACAAGTTAAAGGAGTAAACGGAGAATTATATGATTTCGGAACTAAAGGATCTGGGAAAACGCCTTATTCTCGAGGTGGTGATGGAAAGCTAACTCTTAAAGGAGGAGTTAGGGAAGTTATTGCAGCAGAAATATTACATAGAGTTGGAGTTAAGACATCTCGATGTCTAAGTTTAATTGAAACAGGGGAAAAATTATGGAGAGGAGACGAGCCTTCTCCTACTCGCTCATCAGTAATGGTCAGGATGAGTCGTTCTCATATTCGTTTCGGTACATTTGAACGCCTCTACTATCTTAAAAGACCTGACTTAATCAAAAAGTTGTTAGATTTTGTAATTAATACTTATTATCCAGATATTGCTTTAGATAACGATCGATATGGCCTATTTTATCAAGAACTAGTAAAAAGAAAGGCTAGATTAGTCGCTCATTGGATGGCAGCTGGATTTTGTCATGGGGTGCTCAATACAGATAATATGTCTATTATTGGCGAGAGTTTTGACTATGGTCCTTATGCTTTTATTGATACATACGATCCGCTCTTTACTTCTGCTTATTTTGATCATGGACGACGTTATAGCTATGGGAACCAACCTGTAATGGTTCGTACTAATCTAGAAATGTTACAGTTACCATTAATGAGTATTATTCCTCCTAAAGTTTTAGAAACGGGAATCAATCAGTTCAGTTATCACTATGAAAATGCGTATCGTGAGGCAATGCTTAAGAAGTTAGGTCTAGTAGGGGTATCTGATCAAGGAAACGAATTACTAGAAACGACTATAGACGTATTAAAAACAAGTCAAATTAATTACCATCAGTTTTTTATTTATCTAATTGATAATATAAATAAAAGTTGGTGGGAGAAACCTGCTAATATTTTGCAAGAAATTAATTTACCTACAGCCAATTGGGTAAATTGGAAATATATATATAATAAATCTTTAAATCAATATT contains:
- a CDS encoding thioredoxin domain-containing protein; the protein is MLGSINIHRIKNLLISIIAVILGITIFFGFQTQIHSSSLESQSKQAISMDEAMTNGKPTVLEFYSTWCASCKAMGPNLAKLKEEYAETINFTMLNVDNNKWLPDILHYQINGIPTFIFMSHTNEVVAKSIGEQPFEIMKANLEALIKDKKLPYSYMTGKTSNFSSTIQKSSDSPLNHSYKSLN
- a CDS encoding NAD(P)H-quinone oxidoreductase subunit H, translated to MSKIETRTEPMVINMGPHHPSMHGVLRLIVTLDGEDVVDCEPVIGYLHRGMEKIAENRTNIMYVPYVSRWDYAAGMFNEAITVNAPEKLANIKVPKRAQYIRVIMLELNRIANHLLWLGPFLADVGATTPFFYIFREREMIYDLWEAASGMRLINNNYFRIGGVAVDLPYGWIDKCEDFCNHFKTKVDEYEKLITNNPIFRRRIEGIGKIAREDAINWGLSGPMLRGSGVKWDLRKVDHYECYDDFDWDIQWETEGDCLARYFVRIKEMRESVKILSQALKGIPGGPYENLEAKRMIEGKKSQWDDFDYQYIAKKVAPTFKIPSGEHYVRLESGKGELGIFIIGNNDVFPWRWKIRAPDFNNLQILPHLLKGVKVADIMAILGSIDVIMGSVDR
- a CDS encoding gluconeogenesis factor YvcK family protein; translated protein: MRISLLEQILRKIKIKQRDLINISQKTPKKVNRWMKWLSPGLLIKRWLFISSTGVLLIVLGLAIWSKLTPVNRLLELISQLLESITTRVPSYISGPGAFLLGIFLLLWGQNRTLVSITEAFSGGDQELVDRLLNHRRLNRGPKIVAIGGGTGLSTLLRGLKQYSANITAIVTVADDGGSSGRLREEIGVLPPGDIRNCMTALADEEKLLTELFQYRFQAGDGLIGHSFGNLFLTAMTAITGKDFEKAIAASSKVLAIRGKVLPATLSDVRLWAKLDDSRFIEGESHITDAGGNIVQIGCFPSNPPALPAALQAIKEANYIIIGPGSLYTSVIPNLLVPEIREALKKAKIPRIYVCNIMTQPGETQSYTVSDHIKAINQVCGQKIFDAVLVQRVPPSSPALEHYALEDCYPVFLDKENVKGLGYRIVLANVMDEDSITNKISHHPQRLARVLLRWYGKN
- a CDS encoding protein adenylyltransferase SelO gives rise to the protein MTSNRENPFLNLEYQTSLEDLGDEYYDEVNATRFPQHTLRFRNNDLLNHLGLIPHDVKDTDFIEIFGEFRKIRPFLALRYHGYQFGEYNPFLGDGRGFLYGQVKGVNGELYDFGTKGSGKTPYSRGGDGKLTLKGGVREVIAAEILHRVGVKTSRCLSLIETGEKLWRGDEPSPTRSSVMVRMSRSHIRFGTFERLYYLKRPDLIKKLLDFVINTYYPDIALDNDRYGLFYQELVKRKARLVAHWMAAGFCHGVLNTDNMSIIGESFDYGPYAFIDTYDPLFTSAYFDHGRRYSYGNQPVMVRTNLEMLQLPLMSIIPPKVLETGINQFSYHYENAYREAMLKKLGLVGVSDQGNELLETTIDVLKTSQINYHQFFIYLIDNINKSWWEKPANILQEINLPTANWVNWKYIYNKSLNQYSSDQISSVINNLNQFNIRVPFLKSKIESLWESIVYYDDWQPFYHLIQNTMSSEIKTF